In Dryobates pubescens isolate bDryPub1 chromosome 8, bDryPub1.pri, whole genome shotgun sequence, a genomic segment contains:
- the NHLH2 gene encoding helix-loop-helix protein 2 yields the protein MMLSPDQAADSDHPSSAPSDPESLGGADAQSLSCCISDPEPAEGGGGGGGGGEGRGSGGEGRGGGRPGLHPPPLSREEKRRRRRATAKYRSAHATRERIRVEAFNLAFAELRKLLPTLPPDKKLSKIEILRLAICYISYLNHVLDV from the coding sequence ATGATGCTTAGCCCGGACCAAGCTGCCGACTCCGACCACCCCTCTTCGGCTCCCTCCGACCCGGAGTCTCTGGGCGGCGCGGACGCGCAGTCgctcagctgctgcatctcGGACCCGGAGCCCGCCGAGGGCGGTGGCGGCGGTGGTGGCGGCGGGGAGGGCCGAGGCAGCGGCGGGGAGGGCAGGGGCGGGGGCCGGCCCGGTCTGCACCCTCCGCCGCTGAGCCGGGAGGAGAAGCGACGGAGGCGACGAGCCACGGCCAAGTACCGCTCGGCCCACGCCACGCGAGAGCGGATCCGTGTGGAGGCCTTCAACCTGGCCTTCGCCGAGCTGCgcaagctgctgcccaccctgccccccgACAAGAAGCTCTCCAAGATCGAGATCCTGCGCCTCGCCATCTGCTACATCTCCTATCTCAACCACGTCCTGGACGTGTAA